A region from the Medicago truncatula cultivar Jemalong A17 chromosome 6, MtrunA17r5.0-ANR, whole genome shotgun sequence genome encodes:
- the LOC11418244 gene encoding TMV resistance protein N gives MAMQLPSSSLSSTLSNDFIYDVFISFRGTDTRFGFTGNLYKALSDKGIHTFIDDKELKRGDEITPSLRKSIEDSRIAIIVFSKDYASSSFCLDELVHIIHYFKEKSRLVLPIFYGTEPSQVRKLNDSYGESFAKHEEGFQNNKEHMERLLTWKKALNEAANLSGHHFNQGNEYERDFIEKIVRDVSNKINQIPLHVTDYLVGLRSRISEVNSLLDLGYNGVCIIGIVGTGGMGKTTLAQAIYNLIANQFECKCFLHNVRENSVQHGLEYLQEQLLFKSIGFETKFGHVNEGIPIIKRRLCQKKVLLILDDIDKLKQLQVLVGEPSWLGRGSRVIITTRDKHLLSSHGITKIYEAYGLNKEQALELLRTKAFKSKKNDSSYDYILNRAIKYASGLPLALEVVGSNLFGMSTTECESTLDKYERIPPEDIQKILKVSFDALDEEQQSVFLDIACFFNWCESAYVEEILEYHYGHCIKSHLRALVDKSLIKTSIQRHGMKFELVTLHDLLEDMGKEIVRHESIKEPGERSRLWYHDDIFDVLQNNKGTNKIEKIFLSCPSMKLTRNNGEAFKKMTNIKTLIIRNSQFSKSLKYLPSTLKVLIWERYCLPSLSSSIFSQEFNYMKVLILNHFYSLTHIPDVSGLPNLEKISLKKCWNLITIHNSIGCLSKLEIINARKCYKLKSFPPLRLPSLKELKLSECWSLKSFPELLCKMTNLKSILLDGTSIGELPFSFQNLSELRDLQITRSNIHRFPTSSKNSKKRMLRFRKDDDKINSIVLSSVKHLNLHDNILSDECLPILLKWFVNVKYLDLSNNDFKILPECLSECRHLKDLKLDYCWALEEIRWIPPNLYCLSTIRCNSLNSTSRRMLLGQVGCSDIYSPTRKEGIPDWFEHQMEGDTISFWFRKKIPSITCILRTRTRPKRGDSSWPRLKINYFVNGYECTDEIWIHYSFLYRYSEETCLLNLKLEERVKWSNLMSEMDKALLKNEWIHVQIYFENVLYHAKKGIHVRKEKSNKDEDVIFTNPYVENNNTSSSQFHTNLVSEMDKSCVDEETNLVDYYSTKDEESFFWSEFREQFEIDNIMYTDDEKMSLWSYYEIKFSEQMRIHMLKE, from the exons AGGTGACGAAATCACACCTTCGCTCCGCAAGAGCATTGAAGATTCGAGAATTGCCATTATCGTCTTCTCTAAAGACTatgcttcttcttcattttgtttaGACGAACTTGTCCACATCATTCACTACTTCAAGGAAAAGAGTCGCCTTGTTCTACCAATTTTCTATGGCACCGAACCTTCGCAGGTGCGAAAACTGAATGACAGTTATGGTGAATCATTTGCTAAGCATGAAGAGGGGTTTCAAAATAACAAGGAACACATGGAGCGGTTGCTGACATGGAAGAAAGCTCTTAACGAAGCTGCTAACTTATCTGGACATCATTTCAATCAAGG AAATGAATATGAACgtgattttattgaaaaaatagttAGAGACGTCTCCAACAAGATTAACCAAATTCCTTTACATGTTACTGATTACCTTGTTGGTCTTCGATCTCGAATTTCAGAAGTGAATTCACTTCTAGACTTGGGATATAATGGAGTATGCATAATAGGAATCGTTGGAACTGGTGGAATGGGCAAGACAACTCTTGCTCAAgcaatttataatttgattgCTAATCAATTTGAATGTAAGTGTTTCCTTCACAATGTGAGAGAAAATTCAGTTCAACATGGCTTAGAGTATCTtcaagagcagcttctctttaaATCAATCGGATTTGAAACTAAGTTTGGACATGTTAATGAAGGAATTCCAATCATAAAGCGAAGGCTATGTCAAAAGAAAGTTTTGTTGATTCTCGATGACATTGACAAACTAAAGCAATTGCAGGTTTTGGTCGGAGAGCCTAGCTGGCTCGGTCGTGGCAGCAGAGTCATCATTACCACTCGAGACAAACATTTGTTATCATCTCATGGGATTACAAAAATATACGAAGCATATGGTTTAAATAAGGAACAAGCTCTTGAATTGTTAAGAACAAAGgcttttaaaagtaaaaaaaatgattcaagCTATGATTACATTTTAAACCGTGCAATTAAATATGCTTCTGGCCTTCCATTAGCTTTAGAAGTTGTGGGTTCCAACTTGTTTGGAATGAGTACAACAGAATGCGAGTCTACATTAGATAAGTATGAAAGAATTCCACCTGAAGATATCCAAAAAATACTTAAAGTAAGCTTTGACGCTTTGGACGAAGAACAACAGAGTGTCTTTTTGGATATTGCTTGTTTCTTTAATTGGTGTGAATCGGCATATGTCGAAGAGATACTTGAATATCATTATGGTCATTGCATAAAAAGCCACCTCAGAGCGCTGGTTGATAAATCTCTCATAAAGACTAGTATTCAAAGACACGGAATGAAATTTGAGTTGGTGACATTACATGACTTGTTAGAGGACATGGGTAAAGAAATCGTCCGACATGAATCAATTAAAGAGCCTGGAGAACGTAGTAGGTTGTGGTATCACGATgatatatttgatgttttacAGAACAACAAA ggcacgaataaaattgaaaagatatTTCTAAGTTGTCCCTCCATGAAACTCACAAGAAACAATGGAGAGGCCTTCAAGAAGATGACAAATATCAAAACACTTATCATAAGAAATAGTCAATTCTCCAAAAGTCTGAAGTATCTTCCAagtactttgaaagtattgatatgggaaagatattGCTTGCCCTCTCTATCATCTAGTATATTTAGCCAG GAATTCAACTATATGAAAGTCTTGATATTGAACCATTTTTACTCTTTAACTCATATACCCGATGTCTCAGGTCTTCCAAATTTAGAAAAGATCTCATTAAAAAAGTGTTGGAACTTAATTACAATTCACAATTCAATTGGATGCCTAAGTAAACTTGAAATCATAAATGCAAGGAAAtgctataagctcaaaagttTTCCACCCTTACGGCTGCCCTCTCTTAAGGAATTGAAACTTTCTGAGTGTTGGAGTCTCAAGAGTTTTCCAGAATTATTGTGCAAGATGACAAATTTGAAAAGTATTTTGTTGGACGGTACTTCCATAGGAGAATTgccattttcatttcaaaatctcaGTGAACTTCGTGACTTACAAATAACTAGAAGTAATATCCATAGGTTCCctacttcttcaaaaaattcaaaaaaaagaatGCTCAGGTTCCGTAAAgatgatgataaaattaattctaTAGTGTTATCAAGTGTGAAACATCTTAATCTCCACGATAACATCCTTTCAGATGAATGTCTTCCAATACTTCTCAAGTGGTTTGTTAATGTGAAATATCTAGACTTGTCTAACAatgatttcaaaattcttcccGAGTGCCTTAGTGAATGTCGCCATCTTAAGGATCTTAAATTGGATTATTGCTGGGCTCTTGAAGAAATTAGATGGATTCCACCCAATCTATATTGCTTGTCTACAATAAGATGCAATTCATTGAATTCCACAAGTAGAAGAATGTTATTGGGTCAG gttggATGCAGCGATATTTATTCACCAACCAGAAAAGAGGGGATTCCAGATTGGTTCGAGCACCAAATGGAGGGAGACACAATTTCTTTCTGGTTTCGCAAAAAGATCCCTTCTATTACTTGTATTCTTCGTACTCGTACTCGACCAAAAAGAGGGGATTCCAGTTGGCCTCgactaaaaatcaattattttgtgAATGGCTATGAATGTACTGATGAAATTTGGATACATTATTCATTTCTCTATCGGTACTCGGAAGAGACATGTTTGTTGAATCTGAAATTGGAAGAACGGGTTAAATGGTCAAATCTCATGTCTGAAATGGACAAAgcacttttaaaaaatgaatggatCCATGTGCAGATTTATTTTGAGAATGTTCTTTATCATGCAAAAAAGGGAATCCATGTGCGGAAGGAGAAAAGCAACAAGGATGAGGATGTGATATTCACTAATCCTTATGTAGAAAATAACAATACTTCATCATCACAATTTCACACGAATCTCGTGTCAGAAATGGACAAATCTTGTGTGGATGAGGAGACTAATTTAGTGGATTATTATTCTACTAAAGATGAGGAGAGTTTTTTCTGGAGTGAATTCCGTGAACAATTCGAAATAGATAATATCATGTATACCGACGATGAGAAAATGAGTTTGTGGAGTTATTATGAAATCAAATTTAGTGAACAAATGAGAATCCACATGTTGAAGGAGTAA